The Caviibacter abscessus genome window below encodes:
- a CDS encoding adenylosuccinate synthase, whose amino-acid sequence MKKDTYVVLGTQWGDEGKGKIIDVLAPNADYVVRFQGGNNAGHTVVVGDKKFILHLLPSGVVNSKGKCIIGAGVVVDIEVLLNEISALEERDLKLDNLFIDERAHIIMPYHISIDKAKEEALGENKIGTTNRGIGPAYNDKISRNGIRMGDLLELSRFRDKLEWNINEKNDILKKYGKETFDIEEVYTKFVYLADKIKHRIIDGVVEINEAISSGKKVLFEGAQALMLDIDYGTYPYVTSSSPTAGGVCVGAGIAPSKINRILGVIKAYTTRVGEGPFPTEQDNEIGENLRKVGYEYGATTGRPRRCGWLDLVVGKYAVLIDGLTDIVLTKLDVLTGYEKIKVAVAYEIDGVEYTTYPSMLRKSKKVNVIYKELDGWKEDITKIKKYEDLPKNCKKYVEFIENYLNCKITMISVGPDRNQNIYRGEF is encoded by the coding sequence TTGAAAAAAGATACTTATGTTGTTTTAGGAACTCAGTGGGGAGATGAAGGAAAAGGAAAAATAATTGATGTTTTAGCTCCAAATGCAGATTATGTTGTTAGATTTCAAGGTGGAAATAATGCGGGTCATACAGTAGTTGTAGGAGATAAGAAATTTATACTTCATTTATTACCTTCGGGGGTAGTTAATTCAAAAGGTAAGTGTATTATAGGTGCAGGTGTAGTTGTGGACATTGAAGTTTTATTAAATGAAATATCTGCATTAGAAGAAAGAGATTTAAAACTTGATAATTTATTTATAGATGAAAGAGCACACATAATAATGCCTTATCATATTTCAATAGACAAAGCTAAAGAAGAAGCATTGGGAGAAAATAAGATAGGTACGACTAATAGAGGTATAGGTCCTGCTTATAACGATAAAATTTCAAGAAACGGTATAAGAATGGGAGATTTATTAGAATTATCAAGATTTAGAGATAAGCTTGAATGGAATATAAATGAAAAAAACGATATTTTGAAAAAATATGGAAAAGAAACATTTGATATCGAAGAAGTTTATACTAAATTTGTTTATTTAGCAGATAAAATAAAACATAGGATAATAGATGGTGTAGTTGAAATTAATGAAGCTATATCAAGTGGTAAAAAAGTTCTTTTTGAAGGAGCTCAGGCACTAATGCTTGATATTGATTATGGAACATATCCTTATGTTACATCATCGTCACCAACAGCAGGTGGAGTTTGTGTTGGAGCAGGAATAGCACCTTCAAAAATTAATAGAATATTAGGTGTTATTAAAGCATATACAACAAGAGTTGGAGAAGGACCTTTTCCTACAGAACAAGATAATGAAATAGGAGAAAATTTAAGAAAAGTAGGGTATGAATACGGAGCAACGACAGGAAGACCAAGAAGATGTGGGTGGCTTGATTTAGTTGTAGGTAAATATGCAGTGTTAATAGATGGATTAACAGATATAGTTCTTACTAAACTTGATGTTTTAACAGGATATGAAAAAATAAAAGTTGCAGTTGCATATGAAATAGATGGTGTTGAATATACAACATATCCTAGTATGCTTAGAAAATCTAAAAAAGTTAATGTAATATATAAAGAATTAGACGGTTGGAAAGAAGATATTACAAAAATAAAAAAATATGAAGATTTACCTAAAAATTGTAAAAAATATGTTGAGTTTATTGAAAATTACTTAAATTGTAAAATTACAATGATATCAGTAGGGCCTGATAGAAATCAAAATATATACAGAGGAGAATTTTAA
- a CDS encoding thiolase family protein, whose amino-acid sequence MNKVVIVGALRSAIGVYKKTFNDIDLIDMSSIVLKDLLQKSKISYDMIDEVIMGNVLQSNRGQNIARQIAIKTGLSQKTSAYTVNMVCGSGMKAITLGANSIISGENEIVVVGGCEHMSSTPIETILKDGLTDAFSNVHMGITAENIVKKYNFSRKQLDEFSLKSQLKAEKATIIGKFNEEIVPINNVSKDEFIRYGQTLDKLSSLKPAFTENGIVTAGNSTGINDGAAMLLLMSEKKAKELNLEILAYINSYANCGLDPNYMGLGPIYSTRKLLEKNNINIESIDIFEINEAFAAQSLAVIKELNIDENKVNVNGGAIALGHPIGASGARIVVSLVHEMIREEHKRGIASLCIGGGQGISILLTRGELK is encoded by the coding sequence ATGAATAAAGTAGTAATAGTAGGAGCATTAAGATCTGCTATCGGTGTTTACAAAAAAACATTTAATGACATTGATTTAATTGATATGTCATCTATTGTTTTAAAAGATTTACTACAAAAATCTAAAATATCATATGATATGATAGATGAGGTAATAATGGGAAATGTTTTGCAATCAAATAGGGGTCAAAATATTGCAAGACAAATAGCAATAAAAACCGGATTATCACAAAAAACGAGTGCGTATACTGTAAATATGGTTTGTGGCTCAGGGATGAAAGCAATAACTTTAGGTGCAAATTCTATTATATCCGGAGAAAATGAAATCGTAGTTGTTGGGGGCTGTGAACATATGAGTTCAACACCAATTGAAACAATATTAAAAGATGGATTAACTGATGCGTTTTCTAATGTCCATATGGGTATTACAGCTGAAAATATAGTAAAAAAATATAATTTTAGTAGAAAACAATTAGATGAATTTTCTCTTAAAAGTCAGTTAAAGGCAGAGAAAGCAACGATTATAGGTAAATTTAATGAAGAAATAGTGCCGATAAATAATGTATCAAAAGATGAGTTTATAAGATATGGACAGACATTAGATAAATTGAGTAGTCTAAAACCTGCATTTACTGAAAACGGAATAGTTACAGCAGGTAATAGTACAGGTATAAATGATGGAGCTGCTATGCTTTTATTAATGTCTGAAAAAAAAGCAAAAGAATTAAATCTTGAGATATTAGCATATATAAATTCATATGCAAATTGTGGATTAGATCCTAATTATATGGGACTTGGACCTATATATTCAACAAGAAAATTACTTGAAAAAAATAATATTAATATTGAAAGTATAGATATATTTGAAATAAATGAAGCTTTTGCGGCACAATCGTTAGCAGTTATAAAAGAATTAAATATAGATGAAAATAAAGTAAACGTTAATGGTGGTGCAATAGCACTAGGACATCCTATAGGTGCAAGTGGTGCAAGAATAGTTGTAAGCTTAGTACATGAAATGATAAGAGAAGAGCATAAAAGAGGAATTGCAAGTCTTTGCATAGGTGGAGGACAAGGCATCTCAATATTACTTACTAGAGGAGAGCTTAAATGA
- a CDS encoding hydroxymethylglutaryl-CoA synthase, whose protein sequence is MKIGIDRIGAYIPSLYLDIADLAESRGIDKNKFLIGLGQEKMAIAPVTQDIVTLGAMASLQILDDDTKEKIDMIIVGTETGLDHSKSSAVQIKEILGINDYCRCFEIKQACYGATAGLQLAYDHILRNPESKVLIVASDIAKYGVKSSGESTQGAGAVAMLISSSPRILDIETDGVYYTKDIDDFFRPNNECYPVVNGALSKDVYLDFLCKVYERYSKKYDKNIDDFSAICFHIPYPKLGYKGLKLIAPENKKLDDEFHNSIIYNKKVGNIYTGSMFLNFLSLIENSKTLKPNDRIGFYSYGSGAVAEFFSGTLVEGYEKVLNKNYHQNLLNNRRKITIEEYENIFFEKVENGILYENKYNDNIWFKGVFDNVRKYGKK, encoded by the coding sequence ATGAAAATTGGTATAGATAGAATAGGTGCATATATACCCAGCTTATATCTTGATATTGCTGATTTAGCTGAAAGTAGAGGCATTGATAAAAATAAATTTTTAATAGGTTTAGGACAAGAAAAAATGGCAATAGCACCAGTAACTCAAGATATAGTTACTTTAGGAGCTATGGCAAGTTTACAAATTTTAGATGATGATACAAAAGAAAAAATAGATATGATTATAGTTGGAACAGAAACAGGTCTTGATCATTCTAAATCAAGTGCAGTACAAATAAAAGAAATTCTAGGAATAAATGACTATTGTAGATGTTTTGAAATAAAACAAGCTTGTTATGGGGCAACGGCAGGACTACAACTTGCATATGATCATATATTAAGAAATCCTGAAAGTAAAGTTTTAATAGTAGCTAGTGATATTGCTAAATATGGTGTTAAGTCATCAGGTGAATCAACACAAGGTGCAGGAGCAGTTGCTATGTTAATAAGCAGTAGTCCTAGAATATTAGATATTGAAACTGACGGAGTATATTATACAAAAGATATAGATGATTTTTTTAGACCTAATAATGAATGTTATCCGGTAGTAAACGGGGCTTTATCGAAAGATGTATATCTTGATTTTTTATGTAAAGTATATGAAAGATACAGCAAAAAATATGATAAAAATATAGATGACTTTTCAGCAATATGTTTTCATATACCATATCCAAAATTGGGATATAAAGGTCTTAAATTAATAGCACCAGAGAATAAAAAACTTGATGATGAGTTTCATAATTCTATAATATATAACAAAAAAGTTGGAAATATTTACACTGGTTCAATGTTTCTTAACTTTTTATCGCTTATTGAAAATTCAAAAACTTTAAAGCCAAATGATAGAATAGGATTTTATAGCTACGGTTCAGGAGCAGTTGCTGAATTTTTTTCAGGAACTTTAGTTGAAGGTTATGAGAAAGTATTAAATAAAAATTATCATCAAAATTTACTTAATAATAGAAGAAAAATAACTATTGAAGAATATGAAAATATCTTTTTTGAAAAAGTTGAAAATGGTATTTTATATGAAAATAAATATAATGATAATATTTGGTTTAAGGGTGTTTTTGATAATGTTAGAAAGTATGGTAAAAAATAA
- the purB gene encoding adenylosuccinate lyase: MYDTYQNPLNDRYASNQMKYIFSPDNKFKTWRKLWYILAKSQKELGIDVITDEMLIEMENNIENIDYNLANQYEKKLKHDVMAHIHAYSDCLKDAKKIIHLGATSAYVGDNTDVLQTKEALILVKKRLLELIRTLRNFIDKYKAVVCLGYTHFQSAQPTTVGKRATLWLNSFISDLEQLDFTINNLKFRGVKGTTGTGASFKELFSDDYSKMKALDEKVTKYANMDKKQIVSGQTYDRKQDSRVLEMLSQIAQSSLKLTNDFRLLQHLKEMEEPFSKDQIGSSAMAYKRNPIKCERVSSLAKFVISNSQNGAWVAGTQWFERTLDDSANKRLSIPQSFLAIDSILILLINIMKDCVVYENMIRKNLLNELPYMATENILMEAVKKGQDRQEIHEVIRQLSMKATKEIKLEGKANKLIEYILEDKRINMTKEDISDILNPEHYCGFAIEQCSDFLNYVDEILKQNKEYTISDEEVLI; the protein is encoded by the coding sequence ATGTACGATACATACCAAAATCCTTTAAATGATAGATATGCAAGTAATCAAATGAAGTATATATTTTCTCCTGATAATAAATTTAAAACTTGGAGAAAATTGTGGTATATATTAGCAAAATCTCAAAAAGAATTAGGTATAGATGTAATAACTGATGAAATGTTAATTGAGATGGAAAATAATATAGAAAATATTGACTACAATTTAGCAAATCAGTATGAAAAAAAATTAAAACATGATGTAATGGCACATATTCACGCTTATTCAGATTGTTTAAAAGATGCAAAAAAAATAATTCATTTGGGTGCAACATCTGCATATGTTGGAGATAATACAGATGTATTACAAACTAAAGAAGCACTTATACTTGTAAAAAAAAGGCTATTAGAACTAATAAGAACTTTAAGAAATTTTATAGATAAATATAAAGCAGTTGTATGTTTAGGATATACACATTTTCAATCAGCACAACCTACAACTGTAGGTAAAAGAGCAACACTATGGCTAAATTCATTTATTTCAGATTTGGAACAACTAGATTTTACGATTAATAATTTAAAATTTAGAGGAGTTAAAGGAACTACAGGAACTGGTGCGAGTTTTAAGGAACTGTTTTCAGATGACTATTCAAAAATGAAAGCTTTGGACGAAAAAGTAACCAAATATGCAAATATGGATAAAAAACAAATTGTTAGTGGTCAAACTTATGATAGAAAACAGGATTCAAGAGTTTTAGAAATGTTATCGCAAATAGCACAATCATCATTAAAACTTACGAATGATTTTAGATTGTTACAACATTTAAAAGAAATGGAAGAGCCCTTTTCAAAAGATCAAATTGGATCTTCTGCAATGGCTTATAAGAGAAATCCAATTAAATGTGAAAGAGTTTCGTCGCTTGCTAAATTTGTAATTTCAAATAGTCAAAATGGTGCATGGGTTGCAGGAACTCAGTGGTTTGAAAGAACTTTAGATGATTCTGCAAATAAAAGACTTTCTATACCACAATCATTTCTTGCAATAGATAGTATACTTATACTACTAATAAATATTATGAAAGATTGTGTTGTTTATGAAAATATGATAAGAAAAAACTTATTAAATGAACTTCCATATATGGCAACAGAAAATATATTAATGGAAGCAGTAAAAAAAGGACAAGATAGACAAGAAATTCATGAAGTTATAAGGCAGCTTTCTATGAAGGCAACTAAAGAAATAAAATTAGAGGGAAAAGCTAATAAACTTATCGAGTATATATTAGAAGATAAAAGAATTAATATGACAAAAGAAGATATTAGTGATATTTTAAACCCTGAACATTACTGTGGATTTGCAATTGAGCAGTGCAGTGACTTTTTAAATTATGTTGATGAAATATTAAAGCAAAATAAGGAATATACAATATCTGATGAGGAAGTTTTGATATGA